A genomic stretch from Edaphobacter aggregans includes:
- a CDS encoding DMT family transporter, with translation MPRSLSPSTLAHILLLGVVAVWGVTFVLVKDALNDASPLLFNLLRMTLATIALVIINHRHLRNINRTSLISGLIVGLFLAAGYQFQTAGLARTTAAKSAFITGLVVVFVPLFTIVPILRPANAHAPRWTTAIGALLAFSGLLFLTTPAGTTWQNLFSSIGIGDILTLVCAIAFAGHLLSLAHTSHKVPTAQLATLQIGTAAVIMAVTLPLGGKPHLTITLRLLIALGITSLVATAAAFTIQSWAQQHLPPTHTALLLTLEPVFAALTSVLFLHEHLGQRALIGAALILTGIAITELTATPSELPTHPV, from the coding sequence TTGCCGCGCAGCCTAAGCCCATCTACCCTCGCACACATCCTCCTCCTGGGAGTCGTCGCCGTCTGGGGAGTCACCTTCGTCCTCGTCAAGGACGCTCTCAACGACGCCTCCCCGCTCCTCTTCAATCTCCTCCGCATGACCCTCGCCACCATCGCGCTGGTCATCATCAATCACCGCCACCTGCGAAACATTAACCGCACATCCCTCATCTCGGGGCTGATCGTCGGCCTCTTCCTCGCCGCCGGATACCAATTTCAAACCGCTGGCCTCGCCCGCACCACCGCCGCCAAATCCGCTTTCATCACCGGCCTGGTCGTCGTCTTCGTCCCCTTGTTCACCATCGTCCCCATCCTGCGCCCCGCCAACGCCCACGCCCCCCGATGGACCACCGCCATCGGAGCGCTCCTGGCCTTCTCTGGCCTCCTGTTCCTCACCACTCCAGCCGGGACCACATGGCAAAATCTCTTCTCCAGCATAGGCATCGGCGACATCCTCACCCTCGTCTGCGCCATAGCCTTCGCCGGACACCTTCTCTCTCTTGCCCACACCTCGCACAAAGTTCCCACCGCTCAACTGGCCACACTCCAGATCGGCACCGCCGCCGTCATCATGGCCGTCACCCTCCCCCTCGGAGGCAAGCCTCACCTCACCATCACGCTCCGCCTTCTGATCGCCCTCGGAATCACCAGCCTCGTAGCCACCGCCGCCGCCTTCACCATCCAAAGCTGGGCCCAGCAGCACCTCCCGCCGACCCACACGGCACTACTCCTCACCCTCGAACCCGTCTTCGCTGCCCTGACCTCCGTCCTCTTCCTCCACGAGCATCTAGGCCAACGAGCTCTCATCGGAGCCGCTCTCATCCTCACCGGAATCGCCATAACCGAACTCACTGCAACACCATCGGAACTCCCCACCCACCCCGTCTGA
- a CDS encoding amidohydrolase codes for MNPRILTTLLLLALAAPTLAQTTPPGTIYIHGNIVTGTHLRQQDTSPTPAHVTAIAIANGKILAAGTDADLLKLKGPQTKIIDLNGAFVMPGFNDAHTHIASAGQQKLTIDLDHVANLAEMQQRIKTFATTAQPGTWLQGGGWDHTIWPGKTLPTRQDIDAVTAGHPAILGRTDGHIAVVNTAALAAANITAATPDPEGAKIDRDANGNPTGIIRERPALALIYKVVPPPTRDERTRALEVAMADALAHGVTSVQDFSDWEDFQALEDLEKSGNLHLRVAEWLAFDTPVDTLKQRQASHPQSDAFLHTTMLKGFMDGSLGSRTAALNAPYSDDPGNSGIPRYDQTKLNAMAKERAEVGFQLGFHAIGDRANDMALDAFEQALRSPHNVFDQLTVIPRFRIEHAQVVSPGAFDRFAKLHVIASMQPSHLLTDMNWAEARLGPERVKYSYAWRSFLDHNVVLAFGTDYPVESINPFRGLYAAVTRQNEAGTKTYQPQEKITLNEALYAYTQASAYAQNAEKFKGRLEPGYLADLVILDRDITKATPQELLHTQVLRTIVNGETVYTNPKTPPLSK; via the coding sequence CACCGCAATCGCCATAGCAAACGGCAAGATCCTCGCCGCCGGCACCGACGCAGACCTCCTAAAGCTCAAAGGTCCGCAAACAAAAATCATCGACCTAAACGGCGCCTTCGTCATGCCCGGCTTCAACGACGCACACACGCACATCGCGTCGGCTGGCCAGCAAAAACTCACCATCGACCTGGACCACGTAGCCAACCTGGCCGAGATGCAGCAGCGCATCAAAACATTCGCCACCACCGCCCAGCCCGGCACATGGCTACAAGGCGGAGGCTGGGACCACACCATCTGGCCTGGAAAAACCCTCCCCACCCGTCAAGACATCGACGCCGTCACCGCTGGCCATCCCGCCATCCTGGGCCGCACCGACGGCCACATTGCCGTCGTCAACACGGCAGCCCTCGCGGCCGCCAACATCACCGCCGCCACCCCCGATCCCGAAGGCGCAAAGATCGACCGCGATGCCAACGGCAACCCCACCGGAATCATCCGCGAACGTCCAGCTCTCGCGCTCATCTACAAAGTCGTCCCGCCCCCTACCCGCGACGAGCGCACCCGAGCCCTCGAAGTCGCCATGGCCGACGCTCTCGCTCACGGCGTCACCTCCGTCCAGGACTTCTCCGACTGGGAAGACTTCCAGGCCCTCGAAGACCTCGAAAAATCCGGCAACCTCCACCTCCGCGTAGCCGAATGGCTTGCCTTCGACACCCCAGTTGACACCTTGAAGCAGCGCCAGGCCTCCCACCCGCAGAGTGATGCCTTCCTCCACACCACCATGCTCAAGGGCTTCATGGACGGCTCCCTCGGCTCCCGCACCGCCGCCCTCAATGCCCCCTACTCGGACGACCCAGGCAATTCCGGCATCCCCCGTTACGACCAGACAAAGCTTAACGCCATGGCCAAAGAACGTGCCGAGGTCGGTTTCCAACTCGGTTTCCATGCCATAGGCGACCGCGCCAACGACATGGCCCTCGACGCCTTCGAGCAGGCTCTTCGCAGCCCCCACAACGTTTTCGACCAATTGACCGTCATTCCCCGCTTCCGCATCGAGCACGCCCAGGTCGTCTCCCCCGGGGCCTTCGACCGCTTCGCAAAACTCCACGTCATCGCCTCCATGCAGCCCTCACACCTCCTCACCGACATGAACTGGGCCGAAGCCCGCCTGGGCCCCGAGCGCGTCAAATACTCCTACGCCTGGCGCTCCTTCCTCGACCACAATGTCGTCCTCGCCTTCGGCACCGACTACCCCGTCGAATCCATCAACCCCTTCCGCGGCCTGTACGCCGCCGTCACCCGCCAGAACGAAGCCGGCACCAAAACCTACCAGCCCCAGGAAAAAATCACCCTCAACGAAGCCCTCTACGCCTACACGCAAGCCTCCGCCTACGCTCAAAACGCCGAGAAATTCAAAGGCCGCCTCGAACCCGGCTATCTAGCCGACCTCGTCATTCTCGACCGCGACATCACCAAAGCCACCCCACAGGAACTCCTGCACACCCAAGTCCTCCGCACCATCGTCAACGGCGAAACCGTCTACACCAACCCGAAAACCCCACCGCTGAGCAAATAA